A segment of the Odoribacter splanchnicus DSM 20712 genome:
AAGGGAATTTTTTATGTGAAGAGCCATAATCCGGAATTGAATCGTTTAGTGGCCGATCCGTCCTTACTCAAAGAAATAGCCCGGCATACCGGAGGGGAGTCGGTAAGTGTACGGGATATGGTCCGATTGACGAATGAATTGAATTCAAATGACAGATATATATCCGAATACAAAAGTGAAACGGGATTTTCAGACCTCAGTGAGATAAAAATATTAGGGTTGATAATACTTTTGCTATTATGCATGGAATGGTTTTTACTAAAATTTTTCGCCGGTTGATTTTGGGCCTTTGGGGGGCCACCCTGTGTTCGTGTACCACCTATCGCACCTTATCGATCGAGATACTTCAACCTGCCGGTTTTCATATCGAACAAGGAAAAAAACTGGCTTTGCTAGAAAGAAACATCCGCAACGAAAACAGTATATTGACTTTTATGAAGAATATTCCTGAATTAGACCGGGAGTATTTATTTGAAGATTTCTGTGAAGGGGTGAAATTTATCTGGGAAACTTCGGGGTACAAAGATGCTATAATATGTTTAAAAGAACAGGAAATGGGCTATTGGAACCAATCCTCTACTCCGCCCCCTTTCGCTCCGGATAGTATAATGAATATGTGCCGGAATTTTCACGTGGACTACCTCTTATCCATAGAACTACAGTATTATGATAACGCAGATCCTGGAGGAGAGATAAATACCATTTGGTTTACCCGGTTGTACGATAAAGAACAAGGCGAACCGGTCGATTCTGTGAAGATCTCTTTTAAACTGGATCAGGAAAAACTCGGGGAGTTCGATAACATACCGGAATGTATCCGCAATAGTTTTTGGGAAGCAGGAATGATTTCAGGCCGGCATTTGGTTCCTTCGTGGCAAAAAACACAGCGAAGAGTGTATACTTCCGGGAAAGTGTTGCGGCTGGGGGATACTTTTTTGAGGCATGGTGATAGCGAAGAGGCATTCAATATATGGACCGGTGCCTTAAAATTGACGCCTAAAACAGCTGTCCAGGCCGGGATTAATTTGGGATGGTTGTATGAAAATGCCGGAGATTTCGAACAGGCAAGAGATATTTTATCGGAATGCCGGAAGCTGGCAGAAGAGAATAAGCTAAAAGGGGAAGAAGTGAATTACCTGAAAGATTATCTCGAAATCATTTGCCGGAGAATTACAGAGATGGAAATTCTGGATCGACAAACTTTGCCTGCCGAGCCTTAAAAACAGAAAAGTATATGTTAGATATTTATAAAGCTTCGGCTGGATCAGGAAAGACTTTTGCCCTGACCCTGGAATATTTCAGGACGATTTTTGCTTCTCCTGCTGAATATAAGAATATTTTAGCCGTGACCTTCACCAATAAGGCCACCGAAGAGATGAAGTCGCGTATTATCAATGAACTGCATCGTTTGGCAGACGGGAAAACAAGTGATTACGGAGAGGCCTTGAAGCAGGAATTCGGATTTACCGACGAGCAATTGAAAAACAGAGCTGTTTTGCTTCGTACAATGTTATTGCATGATTACGGACGATTGGCAGTGACGACGATCGATCGTTTTTTTCAACGCATTATCAAAGCTTTTACCAGGGAATTGGGCATCTTTCCGGGCTATAATGTAGAATTGGATAGTGATTTTGTATTGCTCAAAGCTGTCGACAAAGTCATGCAACAGGTGAAAGACAATCCGGGATTGAAAAATTGGATCAGTGAATTGATGAGTAGTAATGTAGAAGAGGGAAAATCGTGGAGTATCAAATCAAAAATAGCCGAGCTCGGTGAAGAACTGTTCAAAGAGAACTACATGCTTTTTGACAAGCATATTCTGGATAAATTCAGTGATAAGGAATTTTTGAAGAATTACCGCTCTTTTTTGACCGCTACCGTTCAAGCTTACGAAAGCCGGCAGGCTGCTATCGGACAGGAAGCGATCGGATTGATCCGGAGCGAAGGGCTTGAACAAACCGACTTTAAAGGTGGAAAGGCAGGATGTGTATCTTATTTTTATAAACTGGTTGCCGGGAATTTCGACGAACCGACGGCTACCGTAAGAAAGGGGGCTCAGGATAGTGCGGCGTGGGTAACCAAAACTTCTCTCCGCAAAGCAACCATCGGGTCTATATGCCCCCGGCTTATGCAACTCTTGCAGGATATTCTGAATCGGTTCGACCAGGATTACAGCTATTATTTGTCAGCCCGGATGCTGTCCGATAATTTGTACCAGTTGGGGATTTTAAATGACCTTTATCAGGAGGTTAGGGCCTATTGTGACGAGAAAGGGCTCATGTTGCTGAGTGATACGACGCATATTCTGAATATGCTGATTGCAGATAACGATACGTCGTTTTTATTTGAAAAGTGTGGGAATTATTATAAGCATCTGATGATCGACGAATTTCAGGATACTTCGGGGATGCAATGGAAAAATTTCCGCCCCCTGGTGGTAAACAGTTTATCGGAAGGGTGCCGGACTATGATTGTGGGAGATGTCAAGCAAAGTATCTACCGTTGGCGAAACGGAGATTGGAGTCTGCTGGCCAACGAGGTAGAGCGGCAATTCAGCAGCTTGGGAGTGAATACCGTCATTTTAAAAAATAACTGGCGTAGTGCCCCTGAAATCGTAAATTTCAATAATACCTTCTTTGAGAAAGCAGTCGGTATGCTGACCGATCTATACATTGCCGATGCAGGTGGGGAAGTAAAGGAAAAAACGATAGCTGAAGCTTATCAGGGACTTCAACAGATTCCCCGGAAAAAGAAAAAAGGATATGTCGATATTGTGTTCGGCCCCGACAAAAAGGCAGAAGGGGGGGAGAATATAATCCTGGCAGACCTGATCGCAATCATTCGGGATATCCGGCAAAGGGGAGGACAGTTAAAAGATATCGTTATTTTGGTGAGGGGTGGGAAGGAAGGTGCGCTGGTTGCCGATTTTCTGATGGAATACAATAAGACAGCTGACCGGCCGATCGGTTTTATCTCAAATGATTCGTTGTACGTCTGGTCGTCTCCCTATATACAATTTATCATCGCCATTCTGAAATATATGGTAGATCCCTACGATATGGTCAATAAGACCCAGATTCTTTATTTTTATCGGGTTTTTATTCAGGATGAGAACAATCCGGATTTGCACGATATCTTTTCCGGAATAGGGGAAAAAGAATTATTCGAGGTCTTAGGAACTGATTTTGAATTGGATAAAAATAAAATCATGTCTTATTCCTTATATGAGACGATTGAAACTATTCTGGATAAATTTTCACTTCGTAAGAAACGGGAAGAAATTCCTTATTTGATTGCGTTTCAAGATATTATATATGAATATGAAACCAATAACTCCAATAGTATAACTTTATTTCTGGATTGGTGGGAGAAAGAGCAGGGTAAAAGAGTACTGACCACTTCCGAAGAAGTCGATGCAGTGCGTATTTTAACTATCCACAAATCCAAGGGACTGGAATTTGAATTCGTACTTTTGCCGTTCTGTAGCTGGGAACTGGATAGTGTCCGGCCCGTCAGACGAATTTGGTGTATGAATAACGAACAAGGATTCAATCAATTAGACTATGCTCCATTGAACTATTCCTCCAAGTTAACGAACACCATCTTTAAAAAAGATTACCTGGACGAACACCTGAAAGCCTATATCGATAACCTGAACTTGTTATATGTTGCCCTGACGCGTGCCAAGACCGAGCTTTATGTACGTCCGTACTCTCCCAAAATCAATAAAGACGGTAGCATCTCGATGTCGGATATCGGAGCTTTTATTTATAGTGTATTAGCTGAAACCGAATTAGTGGATAATGCAACTATGCAGGTCGCATTGGGAGAAAAACAGTGTTTCCCTTCAAAAGCCGGAGCAGGTCAGACTTCTGTTACTCTTCAGAATTATCCGGTTTTTCAACCGGGAGAAAGAATCAGTATCAAGTACAAATTCCGGGACTATACCGAGCCTCAGCAAGCTTCTCTTTCGGCGATCGACGAAGGAAAATTATTGCATGAAATTTTTAAACACATCCGGTATGCCGGGGATGTGTCACAGGCTGTTCAACAAGCCTATTTGGAGGGATTGATTTCTATCCGGGAAAAGGAGGCTTACTGTGCGAAGATCGAAGCATATATTTCCAACCCACAAGCTTCTGAATGGTTCGGACCCGAAAATAATATTATGAATGAGAGGGATATTTTATTTCCCGGAGGCAGGAAAACCCGTCCGGACCGAATTATTTTCAACGGTTCGGTAGTCCGTATCATCGATTATAAATTCGGACAAAGTGAGGAAAATAAATATTTGAAACAGGTCGGTTTTTATTGTAATACCTTACGGAAAATGGGATTTAAAGAAGTAGAGGGGTATGTATGGTATGTAAAGTCCGGTAAAATCGTACAGGTATAAAAACAAGCTGTCTCGATACTGAAGCGAACCCTAAGAGTTAGACAAAAAACTTTGGCAGTTGTATAAAAAACTTTACGTTACGTTTCTGTCAGACACCACCGGACTTGGAAACCATAAATTTCAACGAAACAGAGGTTTTCCGATCTCTTGTAGTAAAATTGGTTTCAAAATCAATGCCTTACAGGAAATTATTCTGATAAAGTAGCTCAGCTATCCATACTTCGATAGAGATGATCCGGTGTTTTTATTCTGTAAATTTTCCTTATCCTTTCTTTGCCGGTTTACGCTAACGGTAGATGCCGGGTTTTGTGCCGGAAGACCTTTGGAGCAGGAATGAGGGTCCGGTTAGATTCTCCGAATGCCCGACCGGTGGTGTCTGACGACACAGAACCCGAAATCGGAATAAAAAGAAAAAAATTGAACCTCCTGACTTCGTCATTGCGTACCCCAAAATTCTTCGTCAAAGAGTTTAGCTATTTTCTGATGCCTTGCCATCAGCATGGTTTGCGTATAAACCTCCTTGTTCAGAGGTAGTTTGATTTGTATGGTTGTGATTGTCTTAGCCAATGCAAGCACCTTGTCTACGCTCATCTTAATCTCTGAGACTTTCAGCATACGCTCCAATTCCTTGTATACTTTCAAAGCCACAAAGCAGATGCATATATGAGCCTCGATGCGTTTGCGTGTAAAATGAAACATGGGGCGTATCTCTATCTTTGATTTGGCTATACGAAAGGCACGTTCTACGTGCCAAAGGTTGTGGTATGCAGCATAAACATCTTGTATTGGTATGTCAGTATTGGTGAGATATCCTTTTAGACCGTCCCATTTGGAGTCGTCGGCAATACGGTCATAGTTGATGGCTACTTTCACTTCACCATCCATGGATAAAAACTTATTGTAACCTCTTTTGTTGATGTTACCTTTCGTGAGCGCACCATGCTTGTAAGCCTTTTCCAACCTGCGTATTCCCTTCTCCCGGTTATAGGCATCTTTCTTTGCACGGTCATCTGTATAGCCGATCAAGAGACGACGTCCGCCTTCTTTGTCATATTCAACCATCTGGCAGTCGCGCTTGGGCTGTTCCAGTATCCAGTTCTTGACTTCCTGACTTTCATTCTTTATCTTCGCACCTATTATATACTTGTAACCGTGCGTCTCAAGTTCCGATATACTGGCATTGTTCATCAGACCGGAATCAGCCACCACAACGAAGTTTTCCAAACCGTATTTACTAACAAACTCATTTATCGTCGGCAGCATCGTGTGGCCTTCATATTTGTTGCCCTCATGGATGCAATATGCAAGCGGATAACCGCCCAAACTTACAAGCAGGCCGAGTATGATCTGAGGATTACTGTGACGTCCCTCTTTCGAGAAGCCTGCCTTACGTAATTCGTCCTCATAATCCGCTTCAAAGTAAAGTGTGGTGACATCATAGAACAGCACACCGATATTTCCACCGAACAGTTTCGCCGTATGGCGCACGCTTATATCCTGTACTATTTCGTGCTGATGGTCGCTAAGCTTGTCAAGATAGCGATAGATTTCTGAGAGATCCACATCTTCGTCAAAGTGGTTTTTCAGATATTCCACCGTAGCAGCCTTACTTGTTGGATATGCCAAACGAGCCTTTACAAGCTTGCGGAATACATCATCGTCAATACGATTGAAACCAATCCTGTCAAACGTGCGGTCTAATATCAAGTCGCATCCGTTGAGAAGGATGTTGCTGACATTGGACAGAACACGGCGGACTTCTTCTCGCTCACGGTCACACGCTTCACGATCCTCACCATACAAATCGAGTTGTGGATGGCGCCGGGATTCTTCTTTTGAAATCCATTCATGACCTGCATTTACGAGACTATCTATTTCGTTTGAATCTTTGGCCACACCAATAGTAATTAACTCTTTGTAAATGCCCTTTGTTTTCTCTGCAACAACAATACTTGTTGTTCCAGACCGATTCTTCTTTCTTTTGACAAACATAGTTAAAAAAACTTTTGCGTACCCCAAAATAAGGGCATGAAAAGATACAAAATATTGTTTATCAATCAATTATAAAATGAACATTTTTTGAGTGACGAAGTCAGGAAAAAGTTGAAAATTTTAACACAATATAAGGAGTAATTTAAATTAATTTTATAATATTGTGCTTGCTGAATTTACGTTTATATATAAGTGAAGCGATTATTAATATGTCTAACTTATGAAAATGCAATGAAGATGAAAAATTTAAGTTATTTATTGGTGGTTTTAAGTTTGTTGTTTGTTGGTTGTAATGATGATGATAATGACGATGATGCCAATCTCCCTGAAGTTGGTAAAGCATTTGCTGCAACTACTGAACATTGGTATATGGATTTGGATGGCTTTGAGGGGGCTTTCAAAACAGCTTATGATGAGATGAAAGCTGTTTTGAAGACTAAGGATGCGATTCCTGGTCAAATAGGTTATGTTATGCAAAATATGTACCTTACGAAAGATACAATATCCTATTGCTATTGGAATGAAGGTTATAAAGAAATGGGGGCTCCGGAAGAATTCTATGTAGCAAATGGTTATCTATTGGTTACGATTGAAGCTGTTGCCGGAATGAGAAATCAGGTTATTTTTAAAGGAATAAAAATGGACCCAGCTGTAGAATTGACTGAACATCCTGCTATAGGATGGTATGGAAGAGAGGGGTTTGCCATCCCTCAATTCAAGGCTTTTATCGATATGCTGGCAGCACAGGCATACATGATTGAAGCTGACAATGCTGCTGCACCCAAGATGTTGACATTTAAGGGAGTGGAAGATTCCGGCAGTGTGTTTAAATTGCGACTAATGGAGAAATAATGAAGCATTTCATTTTATTACGGGGATCGATTGTAAGGGTCGGTCCCTAATTTGGTTTTATTTATGTATAATATTATGAGGAATCGCTCTTTTTATTGCTTTTTGATAGTATGTTTGTGCTGGTCCGTGTGGGGTGTGAAGCCTGCTATAGCACATACGACAGAAAACGATATGTTGACAATTGTGTTGAAAAAGACTCCTTTATCAGGTGATAGCGTTGTCAAACAGGTGGAGAAAGTTGTTGTCCAGGGGGTGGTAAAGGATAGTCACGGGGGGGTATTACCAGGAGTGACAGTGGTGGTAAAGGGTACGCATTATGGATTTTCAACGGATAATAATGGACAATTTCATTTTGAATTCCCTAAGAGGGAAGATATTACTTTGGTCTTTTCTTTTGTCGGAATGAAGCCTCTGGAATTGGTGTATACTAATCAGGAATTTCTGAGCGTTGTTTTGAAAGAAGAGGTTACGCAAATGGATGAGGTGGTGGTGACCGGTATGTTTGAGCGACAAAAAGAGGGTTATACCGGGTCTGCGACGGTGGTGAAAGGTGATGACTTGAAGAAGTTCAGTAAAACCAACATTGCGAAAGCTTTGTCGGCAATTGACCCGGGCTTTCGCATTGCAGAAAATATTGCAGCAGGTTCTGACCCTAATCGTTTGCCGGATTTGCGAATGAGAGGGCAGGCAACATTGCCCACCGGAGCAACGGTTTCTACAGACGCAGTGATGTTGAAGGGGGATTATGCCACTTACCCTAACCAGCCTTTGCTGATTCTGGATGGATTTGAGATTTCATTGCAGACCATGAATGATTTGGATCCGGATAGAGTTTCTTCAATTACGATATTGAAGGATGCGGCCGCTACTGCAATTTATGGCTCCAAGGCAGCGAATGGTGTGATTGTTATTGAAACGAAGGCTCCGGAAGCAGGAGTTTTGCGAGTGGCGTATGGAGGAGAAATCCGAATAGAGGTGCCTGATTTGTCTGATTATAATCTGCTGAATGCAAGGGAAAAATTGGAAGTAGAAAAACTGGCGGGATATTATGATGAAGAGAAGGATTTAGCCCCATTGGAAATTTATCAGTATTATATGCGGGAGGTGAAACGAGGAGTTGATACTTATTGGTTGTCAAAACCACTACATACCGGCGTCTCGCAACGTCATACCGTCACATTGGAAGGGGGAGATCAGGCATTGAGGTATAAGCTCTATGTCGGCATGAATAACACAATTGGCGTTATGAAGGGGTCCAACCGCAATACCCAGACGGCAACGTTGGATTTGATTTATCGGGTAAAGAATTTCCGTTTAAAAAATAGTGTGACTGTTGATAATGCAACAGGTAATAATTCTCCTTACGGGTCATTCCGTGAATATACAGAGTTGAATCCGTATTGGAGAGAGGTCGATGAAAATGGAGTGGTGCTGAAGAAAATAACGCCTCCTGTAACTTCTTACTCCGGAGTTTTTAAAAGTGTGTACAATCCTATGTATAATGCAACATTGCATTCATTGGATAAAAAAACAGAGTTCCGTGTGCGCAATTTGTTTCAGTTGGAATACCGTCCGATAGATGAACTCCGATTGGTAGGAGACGTTGCAATTCAAAAAAGTACAGGAGAGACCCAGGTGTTCCGTCCTGCGCAGCATACGGCTTTTGACGGAATTACAGACCCGGAATTAAGAGGAGATTTCAATCAGACAGAATCGAAGGGATTCAGTTATGAAGTGGCTTTGACCGCTTCATATAATAAGATATTTTCAAGTGTCCATTTTTTGAGCCTGAATGCGCGAATGACATTGAGCGATGCGCAAAACAGTTATTATGGAGCTTTGGTGACCGGCTTTCCTAATGATAAGATGGATAATATCCTTTTTGGAAAAAAATATAGCGAAAAGATGACCGGTAGCGAAAATACCAGTCGTGCAATCGGTTGGGTGGGTAGTTTTAATTATTCTTACGATAATCGTTATAGTATAGATTTTAATATCCGTGCTGACGGTTCCTCCCAATTTGGTAGCGATAATCGTTTTGCTCCGTTTTGGTCTGTAGGAGCGAAGTGGAACGTTGTGAATGAAGATTTTATGAAAAATACAGACTGGTTGTCAGAGTTAACATTGAGAGTTTCCCATGGAACAACCGGAACACAGGGCTTTGCACCTTATCAGGCTCAGCAATTGTATACATATAGCACATTGTTGAAACCTTATCTGGCATCAGATGCAACAGGCGCAACATTGGTGGGATTGGGAAATCCTGATTTGAAATGGCAACAGACAGCTCAGTCCAACTTTGCATTGGAGGCCGGTTTTTTGAAAGGTAGGATTACTGCGCGTCTAGAATATTTTTTCAAGACGACCAAGAATGCTTTGACAGATATTTCGCTGGCGCCTTCCGTAGGCTTTGGTACAATATCTGAAAATTTGGGAACAATTGAAAATCGAGGCTTGGAATGGATGGTTTCATTTATTCCCTACCGGGATAATGAGCGGGCTGCATATTGGGTTGTAAATGTGAACGGCTCGCACAATACTGATAAATTAGTGAAAATATCGCAAGCTTTGCGACATGTAAACGAGTTGAATGATAGTAATTTAAAAGATGTTCCTTTGCCCCGCTATGAAGAGGGCGAGTCTATGAATAGAATTTGGGCTGTGCGTTCGTTGGGTATTGATCCGGCGAATGGACAAGAGGTGTTTGTGAAGCGAACGACAGGTCAGGTGACAGGTGTGTGGAGCGCATCAGACCAGATTCCATGCGGGAATACCGAGCCTTTTATGGAGGGGAATATAAATAGCAGTTTTTCATATAAGGGTTGGGGATTAAATTTGAGCTTTAATTATAAATTTGGAGGACAGACATATAATTCAACATTGATTCAAAAAGTTGAAAATGCGGATTTATTGAATAATGCGGATCGAAGGGTGATGGAATCCAGATGGAAGAAGCCGGGAGATAAAGCTTCTTTTAAAGCGTTGACTAATGCCATTAATGGAACGGAAACAAAGGCATCCTCGCGTTTTGTTATGGATGAAAACGTTTTGAGATTTAGTTCTTTGACTTTGACATACCGTATGGACGAAACCAATGCGGCATTTATCAAAAAGTCTATATTCAGTTCGATAACGATGAATTTGGGAATGGAGGATTTGTTTTACTGGTCAACGGTAAAACAGGAACGAGGACTTGATTATCCTTTTGCCCGTCAGTTTTCATTTTCTTTGAAAGTTGCATTTTAAATAAGAACAGTTATGAGAACAGAAATATACATAGGATTATTGGTGCTGAGTTTCTTTACAGCGGGATGTCAGGATTGGTTGAATGTTCAGCCTAAAACATCGGTGCAAGAGGAGGATATTTTCAGTACGGAGTACGGATTTAAGGATGTCCTGACAGGTTTTTATATTGATATGGGCAGTCAGGATTTATATGGGAAGAATTTGACTTACGGATTTGTCGATTTTTTAGCAAAGCGTTATGACAATACCGTTGTTGCAAGCGAATTGTATAATTATCAGGGTGAATATAAGAACACCAAGGATGCTATCTGGAAGAAAGGGTACAATATTATCGCCAATATTAATAATCTGTTGCATTTTGCAGAGGTGAACCGTGGAGTCCTTAAACATGAGCATTATTATGAAATTATAAAGGGAGAGGCTTTAGGATTGAGGGCATTCCTGCATTTTGATCTGTTGCGTCTATTCGGTCCGGTGTATAAAGAAAATCCTGATGCGAAATCCATCTGTTATCGGACGCAGATGAACAAATATGCGACACCGCGTTTACCGGCATCGGCAGTGGTGGATTCTGTGCTTCACGATTTGTTGCAGGCAAAATCATTATTGGAAAAACATGATAACGAATTGTTCGGTGCGGATGAGTATAATGAAAAACGTGATGCGTTTCTTGTGCTACGACAATTGCGTATGAATATTTGGGCTGTAAGAGCGATGTTGGCGCGAGTGTATCTGTATAAAGGAGATGATGCCAGCAAGGAATTGGCTTATAATTATGCCAAGGCTGTGATAGAGTGCGGGCATTTTAGATTGATGGAGTCTAATACGAGCAACAGGATATTATTCCCGGAACATATCTTTGCATTGCATGTATATGAATTGGGAAAATTCGTGGAATTGGATTTGGGGATGCAAGCATCCGATCGCTTATATGCATTACAGTCCACGATAGACGAATTATACGAAAAGGGCAGCGGTTATGCTACCGATTTCCGGCAGAACAATTATTATTTTCAAACATCAGAAGGTAAGTTGTCGTTGAGAAAATTCGATCAGAGCGGTTATGTCGGGAAGTATGACGGAGCAGAGATTATGCCGTTGATTCGTTTGCCGGAGATGTATTATATTGTGGCAGAATGTACGAAAGATGCGGAGGAAAGTGCGAAAATGTTGAATGAAGTAAGACATTTCCGGGCTATCCCTGAGAATTTGGATATTCAAGGAGGACAAGCGTATGACCGTTTGGATAGCCGTCCGGGGTATGATATGACCAAGACAATGCGAGTGAATGAATTGATGAAGGAATATCAAAAGGAATTTTATGGGGAAGGTCAGCTGTTTTGGTTCTATAAAAGGCATTTTTACAGGCAATTTTACCACTGTCCTTTGGCAGCAGGTATGCAGAAAGAGAATTATGTACCACAGGTACCGGATGATGAGTTAGTCTTTGGTAATAGCAATTAATGAATTATGAAAATGAAAAGAAATATCTTCATACTTGGGGCACTCTGTTTACTGTATGCATGTAGCACGAGTGAAATAATAAAATATGGTGAACGCCCGCGCATTAATTTTGAGAATACCTCTAAGTTAAATATTACCGTTCAACATTATGTCTATTTCACTGATGAAGATTATTTGAATGGAGTTACTCAAAAAAGCGATTCACTGAAACTAGAATTGATGGGCGAAGCTTCTGCCGAGGCACTGAAATGTTGTTTTAAATTGATAAATGAACAGAATGCTCCGGATATAACATTCCCGGAATATGTGGAGTTGCCTGCCGGTGCTTACGAAACCTATGTTGTTGTTAAAGTGAAACGTCCGGAACGAACGGATAGTCGTTTCGTTGTGACTTTAGGTATCGATACGGAGAATCCCTTACATGATTTTGATGCGGGGAAATGTGAAGGTCAGCAATTGGAAATTGTGGGGGAATTCCGTTTGAAGCCGGTAGGATGGAATAATTATTTTGGAACTTACAGTGATGGTAAGTATTGTTTCATGCTTGATTTCTTTAAAGGGACTTATGGCTCTATTGGGAATACATCAAATAATAGGGCATTAGTCAGAGAAGCGTATAAAGAATACCGACTAACAAATCCTGCCATTTTGGATGAAGAGGGTAATGAAATAATATTCCCTTGATTATTAATATAATATAGAAAATTGGTTATGGCGAAAAATTGCAATGTTTTTAAATATATACCAATAATAATGGGATTGTTGTTGGGTGCTTGCTACGATGACTTGGGTAATTATGATTATAAGGAGATTAATGAACTGACTGTCGTTTTGCCGGAAGTTGTAGAAGTCGTGGTGGCAAACAAGGATTCAGTCAAGGTGGTTTTACAACCGGAAGTGAAGCAGAGTGCCCGTGAGGATAATAGTAATCTGGCTTATTTGTGGAGGAAAAAAGAGGTGAGCGGGTCTTCAGTGTGGAAGGAGTGTGGAAGAGAAAAGGATTATACAGTCAGGATAAATAGTCGTACTACAGAGAATATGAGTTTCCGTTTTGCCGTAACAGATACGGTTTTAGGGATAACGACCTACAAAGAAGTGACTCTGAAAATAGAAAATCCTCTTGAAAATGCCTGGTTTGTCTTGCAGAATCAAGTAGGGAAGTCTGTTTTGGGTGCGGTTGATGGCTCAGGAATAGGCGCGATTGTCTATAAGGATATTTATCAGCATCTGTTGGGGGTAGGAAAAGAGATTCCCGGGGAACCGAGAGCCTTGGAGGTAAATCCGGCTTTGAGTCCCGGGAAATTAGAGACAAAGACCGTGATTTATGTGCTGACGAATGAAGGAGGACGTATGATGGATTCACGGACACTTGAAACAATTTACGACTATAAAGAGATGCTGTTGGGATTGGAAGGAAGTGCAAAACCGGAATTTGTGAAGGCCGATCAAGGCGAGTTGATTATAGATAACGGAAAAATGTGGTATGCCACCTGGTCAGAATATTCAATATTTTATCCGATAAAGTTGGCAACAGATTTAGGAACAGATTATTATTTGACAAATGCTTTGTTAACGGTAGACCATCAAGTGATTGCCTATGACCGTATGCAAAATCGTTTCTTGTGGTATGACCGTTGGGAGAATCCTCCTACACTATATGGTGAAACAGTGAGGAACGGTGAGTTGCAGTATTATAATGTGAACGGTTCTTCCAACAGAGCTCGCTTGAAACGGATTGCTGAGGTGC
Coding sequences within it:
- a CDS encoding PKD-like family lipoprotein, whose amino-acid sequence is MGLLLGACYDDLGNYDYKEINELTVVLPEVVEVVVANKDSVKVVLQPEVKQSAREDNSNLAYLWRKKEVSGSSVWKECGREKDYTVRINSRTTENMSFRFAVTDTVLGITTYKEVTLKIENPLENAWFVLQNQVGKSVLGAVDGSGIGAIVYKDIYQHLLGVGKEIPGEPRALEVNPALSPGKLETKTVIYVLTNEGGRMMDSRTLETIYDYKEMLLGLEGSAKPEFVKADQGELIIDNGKMWYATWSEYSIFYPIKLATDLGTDYYLTNALLTVDHQVIAYDRMQNRFLWYDRWENPPTLYGETVRNGELQYYNVNGSSNRARLKRIAEVPEYPNVFNPDETGLQDVLFMGVHSFGGLGASMKGMAVGRKQGSAQWHIYEFSNDGLSIGDRARCSGYYTFMPSAGDEDSWQFASSCYFNNIFFYASGNKVYRVDLNSFVPLETKIYEYPNPSSRITKMKFRHERIAEMSLDWGSMALTIEDQPYWLGLAVEHADKTASLVEMRLKPSGEVLKEDGNQKVYEYKGFEGIVDIGYSFHPTN